In one window of Drosophila innubila isolate TH190305 chromosome 2L unlocalized genomic scaffold, UK_Dinn_1.0 4_B_2L, whole genome shotgun sequence DNA:
- the LOC117781494 gene encoding uncharacterized protein LOC117781494 isoform X1 gives MDIKYAVESAHDENILTHELPLDKELWYFQLYLSFMLSLMTLEPHPEDSFSCNEDMVRMRQQLLLYKAEVDALNRNDDDYYEKKEQLIYKIFCEFRGIPNELDLQENPQEYE, from the exons ATGGATATCAAATATGCGGTGGAGAGCGCCCACGATGAGAACATATTGACGCATGAATTGCCGCTGGACAAGGAG CTCTGGTATTTTCAGTTGTATTTGTCGTTTATGTTGTCGCTAATGACTTTGGAACCACATCCCGAGGATAGTTTTAGTTGTAATGAGGATATGGTACGAATGCGTCAGCAGTTGTTGCTCTATAAAGCTGAGGTGGATGCATTAAATCGCAATGACGATGACTACTATGAGAAGAAAGAGCAGCTAATCTATAAGATTTTCTGCGAATTTCGAGGCATTCCAAACGAACTCGACTTGCAAGAGAATCCTCAAGAATATGAATAG
- the LOC117781494 gene encoding uncharacterized protein LOC117781494 isoform X2 yields MDIKYAVESAHDENILTHELPLDKELYLSFMLSLMTLEPHPEDSFSCNEDMVRMRQQLLLYKAEVDALNRNDDDYYEKKEQLIYKIFCEFRGIPNELDLQENPQEYE; encoded by the exons ATGGATATCAAATATGCGGTGGAGAGCGCCCACGATGAGAACATATTGACGCATGAATTGCCGCTGGACAAGGAG TTGTATTTGTCGTTTATGTTGTCGCTAATGACTTTGGAACCACATCCCGAGGATAGTTTTAGTTGTAATGAGGATATGGTACGAATGCGTCAGCAGTTGTTGCTCTATAAAGCTGAGGTGGATGCATTAAATCGCAATGACGATGACTACTATGAGAAGAAAGAGCAGCTAATCTATAAGATTTTCTGCGAATTTCGAGGCATTCCAAACGAACTCGACTTGCAAGAGAATCCTCAAGAATATGAATAG